TTGCTCTTATATAAATTGATATGAACAAATAAATACGTTATTGGTGGCAGCTACTTGTTTCTCCTTCATTTAAAGtcaatcaatttaaatttgattttgttatgCACCTATTGAAATGGAGATAGGAtgtttttaatagataaaaaattaataataataaaagttaatagGTGATTTACACATGAAAGATGTGAATCCGTAAGTATTGAGAATAAgaaaatagaataataaaaattatatgatgAAGACTAGTATGAGTCGCGACAGTttcaaaataactattataGTTTATGTTAATTTCATAAGCAACTcatcaaattaatcaatatgATCAAGTTCTCGCGTTGTCTAAATTTAACTTCAAAACAATATgatagaaaaatttataaagataTCAAAATATACTCAAGTAAACATTGCCGATCGATTTCTTCATGACATTAGTACTACAAGAATtggatattttattttctttattttatgtgtGTGGCGCTTGGTATAGTAGTGACTTGTGTCCATGGATAGAAGGTTTAGTGTAACAATACACTCGTTAACatcttgttttattatatatattatttaaaaaaaatcaaatatatttaatattaataatttaaatataaatcatttagACGAACACATAATGACAAATAAGTGGCAAATAAGTAGAAAATTATTGCATCacaaaacttattttaatattattacaatatattaataagaaatttggggtgttaccaGAACAAATTACGACATGTGTATAGAATAAGAATGTATTGGACGGTATCCTTTTTGAATTCAAGAGTTAGTTTGAATGAGCAGTGAACAACATTCATTGTAGTATATGATTTTCAGCATTCACAACAATAGATAAGTTGTCTATTGAGAAAATGATTAAATAGCTAAACGGTTAAGAGTAGAAACATCTCATTGGACTTAATAGAATAGTTCAACCCATCACGGTATATTGAGAAATATAGTTCGatacataataattaattagttttttgaCATATTTCTTCAATTAATTAGTGTTTATTAACAATAtatcataatttatatttaataataattttcaataaatgTTTGATGTCAATTCatagtttattaattaaataattaatctaacacttcacttattttattattatgttaaataattagttaataaattatatttttgtgatgAATTAACTCTAAGTGGTTAATAAGATAAACTTATATCTGTGTTAAAAAATAATGCTACGTgaattcagaaaaaaaaattgaaaaaaaaagttgaacaATACTATACAGGACAATTACGGttttctatatttatattaaattttatttaaaaataataaattattaaactaaATAATGTCGTGGTTCATATATAGCAGCAGCCAACTCTGTTGTTTTGCAAATGCCAAATGGtttctttttttcttatatCAAATTCCAAATTTGAATCATCTTAATCTTGATCTCCTTCAATTTCTTTAatcttttctctattttattttttactacatTATTCTTAAAATTGGATTGGAACTTAGGACCACTGATTAAGATGGAAGAGACCTCTATCATCTCATCCAagtgtttttgaattttttttctggTAGATTGaaagtttataatatataagtcatacatataaatttgacacagatataaaattattttatatgttattaaaatttataaagattaaCGATGATTATTGAATGACAAACACACATAGAAATTGGTAATTCAAAATAGCACTAAGGGCGAAGGAAAATGGGGGACCGATAGGTGTCACGGTCTCCCAAATTTTATAGGTtcctttaaattatatatagtaAATCATTATATGGTTATATGATAAGTTAATTATTAAgcaattttaacataaaaatatagttaaatgtatattttgttaatcattttggtcttcaaaGTCTCTTTCTAGTTAGTTTAGTTTTCAATTGTCTTTTATTAGTCAATTTGATTcataaaattactaaaagaGGGATTtgatgatgtatttaatttaaatacattcAAGACTTTTATTGGTATTTTGATCAAGGTCCCTGAATATTAATTTCTAGCTCTACCACTTTAACTGTCTAATTGGGCAACAATTAAATAGTTAAACGGTTGAGGACATATACCTTTCATCGGGCTTAATATATAGAATGGtatatatattcataaacaTAACTcaatacatattaattaattgattagttTTTTGCAAAATGGTTTCTTTcttattaaactttttttttatcttagatAAAATGATAAAGAAAGTTGCACACAACTATAAAGTTCTAAGTTCGAATCTAAAATATAGTATTCGACCTAACAATTTCAACATTTTACCGGTTGAGCTAGGTCTTCCATATTCTTTCTAAACAAACTTTATTATTAGTCTTTGAGAGCATTATAGGGTATATAAATGTTTtgtattaaaacaaaaaagcaCATACATATATGTTTTTGGTTGATTAAGATCCTCTCAATTTTTTAGTATCTTAATTTCTTCCATTACTAAAACTttcaatatataaatgtatatgttttaaaaattatgacattaattttatataattggaTTTTTATACacccaaaattttaataattgaattatctatttttttttataagaaatgaAGAGGAACCCTGCTTATTTTCAGTGGCCTACACGCAACAATGAGAAATGATGCTTAGCAATCTctgaaataaaattttggtcTTTCTCAAAAAGCAATTTATGAGAGGTCTTTCTCAATATTGTATGAGCACTTCCTGAACCTGTATTCCATGCTCTCAATAGTTTGACGTATTTAGTATTTACAAAGTCAGAGATATTACAATATTCTCCAAACCTGATCCACAAATTCCTATAcagatattttgtttttcaatgatgaatatatatataatatagttttttttttggaggAGTATATATAAAATAGGTTATTTTAGGCAAAGGatatataaaatagttaaaatgaattttattttatattggaCCAAATTCTAATAACAGTAAATATATCATGATTATCGAATGTTAgttaacttacaaaaaaaaaattgcggtttagaaaaacttaaatataagtttgatcattttatctttaatttgatATTCGTTTtagtttgttatatatatttttatttattttagttatttattttttataattagtatattttaaTCCTTTTCATTATATCTTTTGTAAATAATTGTATAGTTATTGTTATGACTTATTGAGatcaaatatttaatcaatcataaaattaaatatgtaattttaataaagatgaaataaaaatacataaactataACAAATGTCATTTGTTTTAAAGAGTTTatttatgtttcaaaatatatatataaaaaaaaattcaaatacaaatatattattgagttaaataaatatcttgttaaaataatattatattggaTACATATTGGTAATTAAAAGGAATTTGAATGACCACAATATTATAGTTCTTGTTGTGACAACAACTAAAAtacaacatttataaaaaataaaagatcaaaacgaatataaaatacaagatgaaagatcaaatttattttaaagtgaaaaaagaaattcaaaaaagTAAAGATGAAAAATTATTCGTATATTTatctatgaaaaaaaaatagtatttttcatTCAAAAGTCAGAAACCACCTAATGTTCTTCTACGGGCATCAATCTCAAATGaatttccaaactaaaaattttaGTTACTTAAGTATTTATCAATTATGTAATAACATGAATGAACCAACAAAACATATATTATAGTACCATTCAATTGTCCACTCACTACATACATACCAAGTAAACACTTGGTCGCACTCCACTTTACTCCAAATTTATTCCCCTGAatttatattcttcaatatttCCATCCCCATCATAGTGATTTTCCATTTGAGATTTTGTTTAGGTTTAAAGTTCACTCTTNNNNNNNNNNNNNNNNNNNNNNNNNNNNNNNNNNNNNNNNNNNNNNNNNNNNNCTCTTTCCTCCAACCGAATATATTCTTATCTTTCCAATTCAACTACCACCATCCTTTTACATTATCTCTAGAAACAGAACCAAAAAACTGAAAAGATtatatatcaaaaaccaaagGATTGATTCCTTTGTATGAGTTGTAGTTATAACCTTTGTTTGTTTAAAGTGATGCCAATTATATAAGACACAACAACATCAATCCCTTGTTCTTTATTCTacttatcattttcttttatttcacaAGTTTTGTTGTTCCTTGTTcgatcactacaagaaaaactgttattacGGACGGTTATGGAACGAAGGGTTCTTGATGGTATTATCAATAGGCTGCTTGAAGTTAGAGGAAGGCCTGGGAAACAGGTGCAGCTTTCAGAGGGAGAAATCAAGCAGCTTTGTATGGTTTCTAGAGAAATTTTCTTGAAGCAGCCTAATCTGTTGGAACTTGAGGCACCAATTAAGATATGTGGtatatatatttctcaaacccattttctttttttttttaatagtttcttATTCATTTTGGTGCATGGCTATGCTTTTTCAAATCGTTTTTTTTATTAGGTAGTTGGTTTGacatcaaattttgttttatacaaaatattctTGTCCAACCTTGCTTTAATTTATAGGTAAAAATAAAGATACCGGTAaatgtttacttttttttaatttaattttttaaaatctatgcttttttttttagcTTGATCTTTTACCTTGATGTAAATTATTGTCGTGGAGATATAAACTAAAAAGCTAGTTAAAAGttgcatttttaaaaataatgtagcttttttatattttcgttatttctaaaaatatagataattgtttattGAATAACCTGTTTAAGATTCTGTTTTTTGAGGAACCTGTTTAACTCATAATGAAACCTATTGAACAAAATTAATGTTCTctattttccaaaaatataaCTAAGACTATCTGAATTTGATTACTTTCTATAAACACTGCTTAATCTCTTTTCTTTACTTAATCAATTGATTTGAGTAATCAGTATGTTATTACTATTAGGTGATATCCATGGTCAATATTCAGACCTATTAAGCCTATTTGAGCATGGTGGATTCCCTCCTCGTTCCAACTACTTATTCTTAGGTGACTATGTAGACCGTGGAACACAAAGCTTAGAAACAATATGCCTTCTTCTATCCTACAAAATCAAATACCCTGAAAACTTCTTCCTTCTTCGAGGAAACCACGAATGCGCTTCCATAAACCGCGTTTATGGATTCTACGACGAATGCAAAAGGAGATTCAGTGTAAGGATATGGAAGATATTCTCTGATTGTTTCAACTGTTTGCCAGTTGCAGCTATTATTGATGAAAAGATTATATGTATGCATGGTGGATTGTCTCCTGAGTTACATAGTTTGAAACAGATAAGTAATTTGCCTCGACCGACTGAGGTTCCTGAAAGTGGTCTTTTGTGTGATCTTTTGTGGTCTGATCCTTGTAAAGATGTTTATGGTTGGGGTGTTAATGAACGTGGTGTTTCTTTTACTTTTGGTGCTAGTAAGGTCTCTGAGTTTCTTCGAAAGCATGATCTAGATTTGGTTTGTAGAGCTCATCAGGTTGGTTCAATAtgtttttagtccttataaactTATAGTTGTTCGGCTTTAGGACTCTTAGATTGgtttatttgaagttatttactTCCATATGCACTTCAGAAAGTGTTTAGAATAGCTTATGAAATTAGTTTATGATATGTCCATAAATTGTTGGTATATGACAGTTCATCTTTTGTCTATAAATTTAACAAACATTATGTGTTTTTCGTCCATTCATAAGGATTAAAAATCGAATCTGGATTCTCTACAATACGAGGATATAGCATTCATGCATTTGAGACATCAGTGATCGTTTGACTAAGATCTGACAGTCTAAAAAGatgcatattttaattttaagatgtgtagattttaatttttattatataattcaaaatacAAAGTTTGAATATAGGGCGTCTGATCCTAATTGAGCGACTACTGATGTTTCAAATGTGTAAACGCAAAATGTCATTCGACTCCTTAAAAATTTGCAGTTTTTGAAcattaatttaacaaaagtattttgtttttagccttgaaaaagaattaaaaacatGGAGTTTTTGTATTTTAcgaagataaaaaataaaaaaaattataagaattaaagTTAAatgttgtttaattttataaggactatacatatttaaatcaaaAGATTTTGAAATATGAAATATGAAATAGTTAACAAGAGTTCATGGAGTATACAAATAAGTTACCTGTGTATTCTCTTTTTTGTAGGTTGTTGAAGATGGATATGAGTTTTTTGCTAATAGACAACTTGTGACTATTTTTTCTGCTCCAAATTATTGTGGAGAATTTGACAATGCTGGAGCAATGATGAGTGTTGATGAGACACTTATGTGTTCTTTTCAGATATTAAAACCTGTGGATCATAAAAGGCCTAAGTTTGGTTTTAGGAGTACAACTTCATTCAAGGTAATTACTACTCCAACACAAATCTTTATATTTCAGTTTAATACAGTAATTATAACAATATTCTTGTTAGATTCTTCATGTTATTAGTCATAAACATAAGATATGATTACTGTATGCATATTCCTTATGTTTGTGGCACACACTTTGCATAGTTAATTGTGGGATGGTGATTTAGTGCAGTCCCAACTAGATGCACTTTTAGGCAGTAGTTTATTCCAGCTATTGATTTCAGATCCAACAATTCATATCAAACAATCAATTTTACGACGTGAAATGATTTCATCCGTCGATCTAAATCGAACGACTGAGAACGGTATCtgtctaataataaaaaatgtgatttcaTAGTAATTATTGTGCCTAACTAGTCTTAGATGTTTTGAGTTTGTCAACTTTTGAATGTTATTTTgcaaattagatttttttttttaaattataaattttgtaaaaaatttaaattttgttttatgttataCATCTCCGACTAATATATACATAGCATAGTCAACTTAAAATTGTATTCTTAAGTTTATGTATGCAAGTGGCCAAAAGAACATTGTTTAAAGTATTTTGGCCTTAAAgtttttgttcattttggatTTGCTCCCTATACTATTGTTTTAGTCTCCAACTTAAGGTTTTATATCATTTAAGTTCTAATTTTATGAAAGAGAGAGACATAAACTATTAAAATGTTTAAACATTAATAGTATTTGTTGGTGTCTATGTATCTGCATTGTGTTTACGTGATATATGTATTTGTGTTAGTGCGTCGtatgaaaatcaaaaacaacttAAGCTAATTGATTATTGCAAtcacttaattaattttgactatATATTGCTTGGAATGTGATGTCATTCTTGCTACATATGTTCTCTAAGATGTTGTTgccttttttcttttatctacCTTTTTTTCCAGAAGGCATTTCTTGGTGCTAAAGTAAGAGCTGATTAAGATCACTAAAGTTTggaacataaaaaaattgactttgAAAAAGTTAACTGTATTCAGTACAAAGTGAAGGAAGACTATAACTTTcaatttggaaaaacaaaagGGAGTTATCTATGCTTTAGATTCCAACAAAAATGAAGAGCTAACTAAGGTTTcacttttctttaatttctttaaGCTTTTGGTGTGAGATATAGTTTTCTAGTGCTTCCTATGTTGATTTCTTTGGTTGTATTCATGTGGCAGCATTAaggattttttaataattagatTGTAATATTTTCATGTTCacccttttttctttttccaaatGTAGTTCATAGCTGagatatttaaaatagtttatattataAGAACAATGTTTAGAGTTCAAACGCTCCAACTAACCTAAAATACTAACTATAATAACATTTGATTATAGAAtacatcaacaaaaaaaaacatgttattacagaaaagaaaaattatgtacgtttaaaaaaaattatagtaaaattgtattacaaattatttttattttatttatgtataacaatttaattatttatcttttcttttatgaaaatcttttatcttttaatacGTACACgagtttatctatttttttcatttataaatattaatgtgTATGTGACATGTTAGcatatttaaatgataaatttatgaatatattaaaaagataaatcatataaacaaaagaaaaataaatgatttaataaaaatattaagaattttcactcataaagaaaataaaggctttgtacattaaatttaaatttgtctaaaattattCATGCAATGTTGCAAATAATAGATTGGGAaaaagttttttcaaaaaacaaaagacTCGGggaaaagttttttttaatactgCTTTATAATTTTAGgtattaaagattaaatttttaGTATAAGTTTGACAAAATTACACTTTGTCTAACGAATTTTACTTATGTGCAATTTTAATTCTCCAATAATTTTGAGCCATATCAATCACTTACTTTTTCAATTGCCAAAACTAATTATCTCCAAAATCAATTTTCCTTTATTTTCAAGACTTTTGAATTctcataatatatttaaaaatatcactatcaaaattaattgaattgGTTTAAGTATTCTTCTAGTCTAACTGTCACACAcactttgtttaaaaaattcaagagaTCTTTTTGGGAACTCATTGTATTAGTTGGGTGTAGGACTAACCGTAGAGATATTTTTAAGTATTCTTCATGAAATGTGATGGGGAtgttgtgtgtgtgtgtgtttttttttttaataatttttttctgaaAAGAATTGCTGGATGGGAATTGATGATTATGGTGGTGATTGTGCACGGttcatatataaataacaatagtttatttaattaaaaatgttaatttataaaaataatattaatatatttgattaaaatgtTGATGTGGACTACATAAACCGTCACACAAGATTAAAAATCGCCAAATcacttttaatataatttaagtgtgtgatttaatttcaaaaaataaaagattaaaattgtgaaattatcaaaattcaaaaatttataaaataaaaagaccaaAATATTACATTTAAGTCTTCTTTTTATATAGCTGTTAAGAAATCTTTTTAATAATACAAGAGATATTTTAAGGTATTCTTCTTAATACCTGTTATTGATTCTACTCAACttatttaatttcttcaaataaattcttctgaacttataataaaattataaattatttttctctaaattaaaaaataaaatgttagttGGAGTGTCAAGtcatatatattttctaaaaatattgcGTACCATTATCAAGTACAAAACGTACAAACACCAAACACTtttgtcaattaaaaatataaataaatataaatccaaTTGTGCAACGTTCGCCCGATCAAGCAACTCTcaattaaactatttatatGTTGTGTTATGTGTGtttatgatatataattaatcGGTAAATAAAGTCAttgaatatttttcattgaCTTTGACATAATCAATGCTAAATACTCTTTTCCATCTCTTTTTATAAAAGCCTtgatataaattaagaaaagtGACTAGTGTAATTAATGTGTATATCTATCTTATATGTGggtattattaaattgtttatgtataaatatatttaatgttagtttttttatattttaagataaattaatagtattatcTTGTATGTATTAGTCATAGTTTATCAATATTAACTAGTTTATTGGTATATCTTGCCAAATTGCAATTTGATATATTGTTCGTGTGAGGGTGAATTTTACATCCTCATCCCATCCCTAACTCTCCACACCCACCCTGCCTATTTTACTATTAGGGCTCGAAATTGAATCCTCATTTCTGCCCATCATTTGCCCTatccatatatataaaataaaaataatgatatttattatgattaatttataaaataataatgataaaaaattatataattttaaaattaaataaattaaattatattaagatTACCCTTTTATAgtgagaaaattaaaattatatacaattgttatttttgagtttcgaaaaacttttaaaaattaaattatgccaccgaaaatattattgggttgagtcGCAGACTaagtcgctctctttaagataTTTCGCAGCACTGTCCAAATTAtgcaagacagactatcaaccacgaagtccctagGATAAAACAGCTCAAATACACtatatcggagttctactgcaccgtagaaaaccattctagaattacaccctcaatatgacaGTTAGATGGCGGCCACTCGTAATATGATACTAAGACCACtcgaaagaagaagaagaagaagaagtgaaAAAGAAAGGGGGAGAAATTGGAGAAAAGCCTCATAAGTAGAGAGCTTTTGGTGTGTTTTTCCAGCTgaggagaaccctctatttatagaggaaatccgCAACTGAATCAAAGAAAACCAAGGATACATCAGAACGTGCGGTCCAAGTTTTGGACATCAGAAAAGTGAGCTCCAAACTGTTTGACCACAAaaacgtgcgctccaaactTAGGTTTTTGACTTGACAATAACATATGTGTGAGaccaaagattagggttttgactaGGCACATAGATGTACGAATTCAGGAATAAAGACTGGATCAGATATTGAATGTTGACTCGGTGGAAGGTAATTACGTTATTAACGTATCAATAAGAGATAAAAATGCAagcatttatttaatttttcatatactataaaataatacaCCACTTAGCCTAAGTCTAAGTCCAGACGGACCGACGGCGGCGCGCGCGCGTGTGGTGTTCAATTTTGCATGTGTTCTTCCTCCtttacaaaattggggtaccccTTGGGACACACCCCAAGTTCtatacctccaccttataaacactactagtgtgtgatatccCTTTTATGTGagacttccttatttttcaattcacaacaacactagttctcattaatgtcatcattatttccaacaatCTTCCATTAAtgtcatcatcatttccaacaacaattaactaataaatgaaatatatatatatacacacacaaaatGTAAATTGTTTTGTTACTAATGGGGCGGGCTTGGGTGTGGGGTGAAGCGGGTTTTTCCCGCATCTTCATTCAATTAAAGCGAATTTTTCAGATTAAATTTGAGACAAGTTTGGATGGACATCTCCAGGTGCAAGATATGTTGTCATGCCTAGTTGGTAGCTCATATCTTTGAAATTCTCAATATTTCTTGTGGTAGGACGCTTTCAAGATCTATTAAGCATCCACAAAAAATGGAGAATACAAAGAGATATTAATGAagtgttaatataattaaaatcacaAAGAAGTAGTATAAATTTATTGAAGAATGATGCTTTtaatttgatgatgatgatgttgcaTGTGAtcaatcttttatatataattaataagatCATTTATAGGAGTTCCATAATGCCTTAGTCCCCATCCAACTCATCTAATAAAAgacatttatattatttagcaTGTACAATATTCTCAGTAGTGAGGGTATGGAAATATTTTTACCATTTCTCCAGTGGAAATGATGGTGTACTATCACACTGTGGTACAAT
The genomic region above belongs to Cicer arietinum cultivar CDC Frontier isolate Library 1 chromosome 4, Cicar.CDCFrontier_v2.0, whole genome shotgun sequence and contains:
- the LOC101496537 gene encoding serine/threonine-protein phosphatase PP1-like isoform X1, encoding MERRVLDGIINRLLEVRGRPGKQVQLSEGEIKQLCMVSREIFLKQPNLLELEAPIKICGDIHGQYSDLLSLFEHGGFPPRSNYLFLGDYVDRGTQSLETICLLLSYKIKYPENFFLLRGNHECASINRVYGFYDECKRRFSVRIWKIFSDCFNCLPVAAIIDEKIICMHGGLSPELHSLKQISNLPRPTEVPESGLLCDLLWSDPCKDVYGWGVNERGVSFTFGASKVSEFLRKHDLDLVCRAHQVVEDGYEFFANRQLVTIFSAPNYCGEFDNAGAMMSVDETLMCSFQILKPVDHKRPKFGFRSTTSFKKAFLGAKVRAD
- the LOC101496537 gene encoding serine/threonine-protein phosphatase PP1-like isoform X2; protein product: MERRVLDGIINRLLEVRGRPGKQVQLSEGEIKQLCMVSREIFLKQPNLLELEAPIKICGDIHGQYSDLLSLFEHGGFPPRSNYLFLGDYVDRGTQSLETICLLLSYKIKYPENFFLLRGNHECASINRVYGFYDECKRRFSVRIWKIFSDCFNCLPVAAIIDEKIICMHGGLSPELHSLKQISNLPRPTEVPESGLLCDLLWSDPCKDVYGWGVNERGVSFTFGASKVSEFLRKHDLDLVCRAHQVVEDGYEFFANRQLVTIFSAPNYCGEFDNAGAMMSVDETLMCSFQILKPVDHKRPKFGFRSTTSFKAFLGAKVRAD